The Vitis vinifera cultivar Pinot Noir 40024 chromosome 3, ASM3070453v1 region AGCCCCTCCACTGAGTGTAGGAATATTGTGAAACGGCTATTTCCTGGCAACAGAATTCTTGACCCCATATTGGTGGCATGTCTTTGGGTTCCTACTTCCTGCTACTATATTCAAGTTGAGCCATATTCAGAACACTAACAGAAGAAATGGCTGATGGAGGAGGCCCTGCATGGCATATTGAAATGAAGTTCTTCCTATTTTTCTTCGTTGTTGCCATAGCATTAGAGGCTGCATTTGTCCTTTAGAATGGATTCAGTGCAGAATAAATGGTGTCACTAGCAAAAGTGAGGTTGAAAGGTGTTGTTAACCTTGTTACTTAAATCCCAATATAATCCTTTAAGTGACGCACAAACACTCCCTTAAAATACTACGAAACAAAGTGGACTCACTGCAGCTTTTATGCCAAAAAGACACAGAAACTAACTTTCCAGGACATCCATTTATGCGCTTTTTGCACCTTCTCAGATAGAAAAGTATCTTCTCTGGATATATCTCGTAATCTTGTTAAAAAATGGATATTTCTTCTGTGAATCATTGACAGAGCCAATCCTGTACAAGCTGGATCTCAAGCTGAGTTCTCCCAGTGGCTATGTCACGTGCACAATGTCGTTAACAGAAGGTAAGAGATTACCCATACTGGTACCATAGaattactattttattaatGTTACATATAAATATTCTCCTTAGCCCCCCTGCTAGTTGGTTTTTCATCTACTAGTTTGAACATTCATCTCCTGAAAATAGAATGGATACAAAGATGAAACCAAATAGGTACCGAACCATCTGTTTTTCTGCTGGGTTTTCAACATGACCCATTTTACCAAATCAATCCAGGTTTCTGATTTGATGAATGAAACCAAGTTTCTCATAAACCAGAACCGCCTGATCAACTTGCAAGTTGGCTTTGTTTGCGCTAATTTGTAATTGTTTTGTGTTTCAACAGCCTTAATAAACCAATATTTCCCTGTAAGAGAGTTGATGCAAGGTGGGGCAAGCTGGACTGCGAGCTGCGTGCATGTGATCTGCAAGGAACTCCAGATTTTGGTGAGAGATCACATTAACATAATTACCAGAAACCATCAACTGATGTTATTGTTCGATTTTCAGTGTTACAATTGCAAATAATAACAGtcatttgaaattaattaatatagGAAATCATCTGAATGTCTTGTATAACTCTCTTTGGTATTGTATAAAACAGAATCAGTTTTCCTTAACTATTTCAAGGATAATTTCAACAATGGTTGTGAACAACTGGTTTTTTCTTAACAACCAACCAGAACCCAACATCcttcccaatttcaaaatgAGAAGAACTAAAAAAAGGACTCAATAGTAGAACCTACAAATCTAATGTACTCTGTTGAAACTTAATTGCCTGAAGTTGAAGCTTCTGCTTGATTATCTGTGGTTGGAAATGGAGGGGCCTGGCCAAATTTCAGTATATATGCAGTTTCATAAACAGGATGGAGTTGCAAAATCGCTTGAGCATCCAAATATGCATCGCATGAGAAACACCAAATCGATAAATCACTGTTCACAAAGTCAAAAGAGAGAACAGATCAAATGCATCATCCTGAAACTACAGATTAAAACAGATATGTTAATGCATACCTGTAGCTGAGTGCCAAACAATGGTTTACTTTCTGATAATGCTCAAGCATATGCTTGTTTACAAAACGGCTGCAAAGAACTTCCTTACAGCACAAACATAACCAATTTTCGGATGGGTTATGGCACCTTCACAATGTAAAGCCGTGGATTCCATTAGCAAAtgcaatttcttcattttcttattcaCAGAAAGGCTTTGATTCTAAGAAATTTTTGGTCACTAACGGCTGCCTTTTGGAGACTACTCTATAAGATACAGTTCAGGAATCGAGAATGCAGAATTATATATCGGTTAAGGTTTATAGCATTATGTGAATTCTAGTAgcaaattcaatttttgtagCATGTTATCAACTTCCAACCACATGAAAACCAAAACTTGGGTGTAAGACGGACATCTGTATAAGTCATCCTTGCAAATGGGGGAATATCTAGCTCTATGCCTCTAAATTCTAGAAGACGATTCGTATACCAAG contains the following coding sequences:
- the LOC100246442 gene encoding uncharacterized protein LOC100246442, producing MANQASSSSTALEVLIEDEEFLYGAESGWVEARTSCDHLASLSSDLVHIPTPETPCNRCHNPSENWLCLCCKEVLCSRFVNKHMLEHYQKVNHCLALSYSDLSIWCFSCDAYLDAQAILQLHPVYETAYILKFGQAPPFPTTDNQAEASTSGN